Proteins from a genomic interval of Mycobacterium conspicuum:
- a CDS encoding sodium:proton exchanger, whose translation MAMLAVDRPSPPRAPWRTLTRSAVITAAFVAPALVVRIGGIHLNAVAALLIYGAAVVAASFLLAWAAEAAQIDVSGGLAIAVLAVIAVLPEYAVDLYYAYVSGHVPEYTQYAAANMTGSNRLLMGLGWPVVVLVGVVVARRLGGKKTTGVALEPANRVEIGFLLVAGLAAFLIPATGHIHLVLGLALLAWFAFYLYKLSHGDVEEPELVGTAAAVGHLPDRGRRMVVIGLLAVSCAVILLCAAPFADNLVAAGTELGVDRFLLVQWLAPLASEAPEFIVATIFASRGKGTAAIATLISSKVNQWTLLIGSLPVSHLLGGGGFALALDPRQVEEVLLTATQTLMGVALILGLRFQRATAWALLVLFLAQFPINTTHGRLLLCGVYTAAAIVGLVINRRHLTPAIRAPFRGTAVRHSGHPHEDPEAAG comes from the coding sequence ATGGCGATGCTTGCCGTGGACCGCCCCTCGCCGCCGCGCGCGCCGTGGCGCACCCTGACCCGGTCGGCGGTGATCACCGCCGCGTTTGTCGCTCCGGCGCTGGTGGTGCGCATCGGGGGGATACATCTCAACGCGGTCGCCGCCCTGCTGATCTACGGGGCCGCGGTGGTCGCCGCCAGCTTCCTGCTGGCGTGGGCCGCCGAAGCCGCGCAGATCGACGTCTCCGGAGGCCTCGCGATCGCGGTGCTCGCGGTGATCGCGGTGCTGCCCGAATACGCCGTCGACCTCTACTACGCGTACGTGTCCGGCCACGTCCCCGAGTACACGCAGTACGCCGCCGCCAACATGACGGGGTCCAACCGGCTGCTGATGGGTCTGGGCTGGCCGGTCGTGGTACTGGTCGGCGTCGTCGTGGCCCGCAGACTGGGCGGCAAAAAGACCACCGGGGTGGCCTTAGAACCCGCCAACCGGGTGGAAATCGGCTTCCTACTGGTCGCCGGCCTCGCGGCCTTCCTCATCCCCGCGACCGGACACATCCACCTGGTGCTGGGGCTGGCACTGCTGGCCTGGTTCGCCTTCTACCTCTACAAGCTCAGCCACGGCGACGTCGAGGAACCCGAGCTGGTCGGCACCGCCGCCGCCGTCGGACACCTGCCCGACCGCGGCCGGCGAATGGTCGTCATCGGGTTGCTCGCGGTGTCGTGCGCGGTGATCCTGCTCTGCGCGGCGCCGTTTGCCGACAATCTGGTTGCCGCCGGCACCGAACTGGGCGTCGACCGGTTCCTGCTGGTGCAGTGGCTCGCACCGCTGGCCTCGGAGGCGCCCGAGTTCATCGTGGCGACCATCTTCGCCAGCCGCGGCAAGGGCACGGCGGCCATCGCCACGCTGATCTCGTCCAAGGTCAACCAGTGGACGCTGCTGATCGGCTCGCTGCCGGTGTCCCACCTGCTGGGCGGCGGCGGATTCGCCCTGGCGCTCGATCCCCGGCAGGTGGAAGAGGTGCTGCTGACCGCCACCCAAACCCTGATGGGTGTTGCGCTGATACTCGGGCTGCGTTTCCAGCGAGCCACCGCCTGGGCGCTCCTGGTGCTGTTCCTCGCACAGTTCCCGATCAACACCACCCACGGCCGTCTGCTGCTCTGCGGCGTCTACACCGCGGCGGCCATCGTCGGGCTGGTCATCAACCGCCGGCACCTGACCCCCGCCATTCGCGCGCCGTTCCGGGGCACCGCTGTGCGACACAGCGGCCACCCACACGAGGACCCGGAGGCGGCCGGCTAG